In Erigeron canadensis isolate Cc75 chromosome 7, C_canadensis_v1, whole genome shotgun sequence, one DNA window encodes the following:
- the LOC122607780 gene encoding AT-rich interactive domain-containing protein 1-like isoform X3, translating to MKSSKQVKKQKHQNSSTPDWFNHIIDDNKQLVIPLGPRFQASVPEWTGPPQRRYPHNTINNLDSSNWSGTVIWSNNHRSPEAANDVIGRGRSHRCDCYNPGSILCVKSHINEKTARLHNDLGPAFQIWKFNEMGEVVAKLWKQSEQQKFARIVKTNPNLEGNNNA from the exons ATGAAGTCATCGAAACAGGTTAAAAAACAGAAACATCAAAATTCTTCTACACCAGACTGGTTCAATCATATAATTGATGACAATAAACAGTTAGTAATCCCGCTTGGACCACGGTTTCAAGCTAGTGTGCCTGAGTGGACTGGCCCACCTCAAAGGAGATACCCTCACAACACTATCAACAATTTAGACTCTTCAAATTGGTCAGGCACAGTAATATGGTCTAACAACCATAGAAGTCCAGAAGCCGCAAATGATGTGATTGGGAGAGGGAGAAGTCATCGTTGTGATTGCTACAACCCTGGATCTATCCTCTGTGTCAAGAGCCACATCAACGAAAAAACAGCCCGTCTTCACAATGATCTGGGACCTGCCTTCCAAATTTGGAAGTTTAATGAGATGGGAGAAGTTGTTGCAAAGTTATGGAAGCAATCAGAGCAGCAGAAGTTTGCCCGAATTGTGAAAACCAATCCAAATTTGGAAg gtaataacaatgcttaa
- the LOC122607780 gene encoding AT-rich interactive domain-containing protein 1-like isoform X2, translated as MKSSKQLVIPLGPRFQASVPEWTGPPQRRYPHNTINNLDSSNWSGTVIWSNNHRSPEAANDVIGRGRSHRCDCYNPGSILCVKSHINEKTARLHNDLGPAFQIWKFNEMGEVVAKLWKQSEQQKFARIVKTNPNLEGNNFIKIALESFPSKSANTIVSYYFNVYLPRQLSIKTRSGCTLVDTDNEEEEKTTPCSKGSQKRAQVDGAGPASKIMKVGYLIGQR; from the exons ATGAAGTCATCGAAACAG TTAGTAATCCCGCTTGGACCACGGTTTCAAGCTAGTGTGCCTGAGTGGACTGGCCCACCTCAAAGGAGATACCCTCACAACACTATCAACAATTTAGACTCTTCAAATTGGTCAGGCACAGTAATATGGTCTAACAACCATAGAAGTCCAGAAGCCGCAAATGATGTGATTGGGAGAGGGAGAAGTCATCGTTGTGATTGCTACAACCCTGGATCTATCCTCTGTGTCAAGAGCCACATCAACGAAAAAACAGCCCGTCTTCACAATGATCTGGGACCTGCCTTCCAAATTTGGAAGTTTAATGAGATGGGAGAAGTTGTTGCAAAGTTATGGAAGCAATCAGAGCAGCAGAAGTTTGCCCGAATTGTGAAAACCAATCCAAATTTGGAAggtaataattttattaaaatcgCATTGGAAAGTTTTCCATCAAAGTCAGCTAATACCATAGTAAGCTATTACTTCAACGTATACCTTCCTAGACAACTAAGCATAAAAACTAGGTCAGGCTGTACATTAGTAGACACTgataatgaagaagaagagaaaacaACCCCTTGTTCCAAAGGGTCACAAAAGAGGGCTCAAGTTGATGGTGCAGGCCCTGCTTCAAAAATTATGAAAGTTGGTTACTTAATAGGTCAGAGGTAG
- the LOC122607780 gene encoding AT-rich interactive domain-containing protein 1-like isoform X1, producing MKSSKQVKKQKHQNSSTPDWFNHIIDDNKQLVIPLGPRFQASVPEWTGPPQRRYPHNTINNLDSSNWSGTVIWSNNHRSPEAANDVIGRGRSHRCDCYNPGSILCVKSHINEKTARLHNDLGPAFQIWKFNEMGEVVAKLWKQSEQQKFARIVKTNPNLEGNNFIKIALESFPSKSANTIVSYYFNVYLPRQLSIKTRSGCTLVDTDNEEEEKTTPCSKGSQKRAQVDGAGPASKIMKVGYLIGQR from the coding sequence ATGAAGTCATCGAAACAGGTTAAAAAACAGAAACATCAAAATTCTTCTACACCAGACTGGTTCAATCATATAATTGATGACAATAAACAGTTAGTAATCCCGCTTGGACCACGGTTTCAAGCTAGTGTGCCTGAGTGGACTGGCCCACCTCAAAGGAGATACCCTCACAACACTATCAACAATTTAGACTCTTCAAATTGGTCAGGCACAGTAATATGGTCTAACAACCATAGAAGTCCAGAAGCCGCAAATGATGTGATTGGGAGAGGGAGAAGTCATCGTTGTGATTGCTACAACCCTGGATCTATCCTCTGTGTCAAGAGCCACATCAACGAAAAAACAGCCCGTCTTCACAATGATCTGGGACCTGCCTTCCAAATTTGGAAGTTTAATGAGATGGGAGAAGTTGTTGCAAAGTTATGGAAGCAATCAGAGCAGCAGAAGTTTGCCCGAATTGTGAAAACCAATCCAAATTTGGAAggtaataattttattaaaatcgCATTGGAAAGTTTTCCATCAAAGTCAGCTAATACCATAGTAAGCTATTACTTCAACGTATACCTTCCTAGACAACTAAGCATAAAAACTAGGTCAGGCTGTACATTAGTAGACACTgataatgaagaagaagagaaaacaACCCCTTGTTCCAAAGGGTCACAAAAGAGGGCTCAAGTTGATGGTGCAGGCCCTGCTTCAAAAATTATGAAAGTTGGTTACTTAATAGGTCAGAGGTAG